In Mycobacterium gallinarum, a single window of DNA contains:
- a CDS encoding TIGR03564 family F420-dependent LLM class oxidoreductase, whose protein sequence is MTDMDISLSIVGLNTAGPSPVDSLVRNLAKLRDEGFRRVWMAQLPYDADLLIALGIALREVDGIEVGSAVIPIQVQHPMQLAQRALTLSLVGGGRFSLGIGMSHRMVTEGVWGISWDRAVRQMREYLDCLQPLLAGQPADSTGEFWTARGSLQIPGAPAPDVYLAALGPQMLRLAGRRTAGTLTWMTGPKTLAEHVVPTLRGAAAEAGRPESAVRVAASLPISVTDDVDGARRQAAEEFAIYGSLPSYRAMLDREGYGGPEDAAIIGDEETVSQRLDELSAAGVDEFTASIFDGSPEVRARTRALLRSKDERG, encoded by the coding sequence ATGACAGATATGGACATCAGCCTTTCCATCGTCGGACTGAACACCGCCGGGCCGTCTCCCGTCGACTCCCTGGTGCGCAACCTCGCCAAGCTACGCGACGAGGGCTTCCGCAGGGTCTGGATGGCTCAGCTTCCCTACGACGCCGACCTGCTCATCGCGCTCGGGATAGCGCTGCGCGAGGTCGACGGCATCGAGGTGGGCTCGGCCGTCATACCCATCCAGGTGCAGCACCCGATGCAGCTGGCCCAGCGCGCTCTCACGCTCAGCCTCGTGGGCGGCGGCCGATTCTCGCTCGGTATCGGCATGAGCCATCGCATGGTGACCGAAGGGGTGTGGGGAATCTCGTGGGACAGGGCGGTGCGTCAGATGCGTGAGTATCTCGACTGTCTGCAGCCGCTGTTGGCGGGGCAGCCCGCGGATTCGACCGGCGAATTCTGGACGGCGCGCGGGTCGTTGCAGATTCCCGGCGCACCAGCACCGGACGTGTATCTCGCCGCGCTCGGTCCGCAGATGCTGCGGCTGGCGGGGCGGCGCACAGCCGGGACGCTCACGTGGATGACCGGGCCGAAGACCCTTGCCGAGCATGTCGTGCCGACACTGCGCGGTGCGGCGGCCGAGGCGGGCCGTCCGGAGTCGGCGGTGCGGGTCGCCGCTTCGCTGCCGATCAGCGTGACCGACGACGTCGACGGCGCGCGTAGGCAAGCCGCAGAGGAGTTCGCGATCTACGGTTCGCTGCCGTCGTACCGCGCGATGCTCGACCGCGAAGGGTATGGCGGACCCGAGGATGCCGCGATCATCGGCGACGAGGAAACCGTGTCACAGCGCCTCGACGAACTGAGCGCAGCGGGTGTCGACGAGTTCACCGCATCGATCTTCGACGGGTCACCGGAGGTGCGTGCGCGCACCCGCGCACTGCTGCGAAGCAAGGACGAGAGGGGTTGA
- a CDS encoding acyl-CoA dehydrogenase, with protein sequence MSHYKSNVRDQEFNLFEVFGLDKVLGDGDYTDIDADTAREMLGEMAKLAAGPIAESFADADRNPPVFDPKTHTVTLPESFKKSMRVLLEGGWDKVGVLEELGGMPMPRALQWALIEHILGANPAAYMYAMGSGMAEIFYKNGTDEQKKWAVLAAERNWGATMVLTEPDAGSDVGAGRTKAVQQADGTWHIDGVKRFITSGDSDDLFENIMHLVLARPEGAGPGTKGLSLFFVPKFHFDPETGEPGERNGVYVTNVEHKMGLKVSATCELSLGQHDKPAVGWLVGEVHDGIAQMFDVIEQARMMVGTKAIATLSTGYLNALEYAKERVQGADMTQMTDKTAPRVTITHHPDVRRSLMTQKAYAEGLRALYLFTATYQDAAVAKTVHDVDADLAVKVNDLLLPIVKGVGSEQAYAKLTESLQTFGGSGFLQDYPIEQYIRDAKIDSLYEGTTAIQAQDFFFRKIVRDKGVALAHVAGQIEQFVKNESGNGRLKAERALLATALEDVQAMAATLTGYLMAAQENPAELYKVGLGSVRFLMSVGDLVIGWLLAKQAAVAIEALDNGAAAADRAFYEGKIGVASFFAKNFLPLLTSTRQVVEHLDNDVMELDEAAF encoded by the coding sequence GTGAGCCACTACAAGAGCAACGTACGTGACCAGGAATTCAATCTTTTCGAGGTCTTCGGACTCGACAAGGTTCTCGGTGACGGCGACTACACGGACATCGACGCCGACACGGCGCGCGAGATGCTCGGTGAGATGGCGAAGCTGGCCGCGGGGCCCATCGCGGAATCTTTCGCTGACGCCGACCGCAACCCGCCGGTGTTCGATCCCAAGACACACACGGTGACGCTGCCGGAGTCCTTCAAGAAGTCGATGCGCGTGCTGCTCGAGGGCGGCTGGGACAAGGTCGGCGTGCTCGAAGAACTCGGCGGCATGCCGATGCCCCGTGCGCTGCAGTGGGCCTTGATCGAGCACATCCTCGGCGCCAACCCGGCGGCCTACATGTATGCGATGGGCTCGGGCATGGCCGAGATCTTCTACAAGAACGGCACCGACGAGCAGAAGAAGTGGGCCGTGCTGGCCGCCGAACGCAATTGGGGCGCCACCATGGTGCTGACCGAGCCCGACGCGGGCTCCGACGTCGGCGCCGGCCGCACCAAGGCCGTGCAGCAGGCCGACGGCACCTGGCACATCGACGGCGTCAAGCGCTTCATCACTTCGGGCGACTCTGATGACCTGTTCGAGAACATCATGCATCTGGTGCTGGCCCGCCCCGAGGGCGCCGGTCCGGGCACCAAGGGTCTGTCGCTGTTCTTCGTGCCGAAGTTCCACTTCGATCCCGAGACCGGTGAGCCCGGCGAGCGCAACGGCGTCTACGTCACCAACGTCGAGCACAAGATGGGCCTGAAGGTCTCGGCCACCTGTGAGCTCTCGCTGGGTCAGCATGACAAGCCCGCCGTCGGCTGGCTTGTCGGCGAGGTGCACGACGGCATCGCGCAGATGTTCGACGTCATCGAGCAGGCCCGAATGATGGTGGGCACCAAGGCGATTGCGACGCTGTCGACCGGCTACCTCAATGCCCTGGAGTACGCCAAGGAGCGCGTGCAGGGTGCCGACATGACGCAGATGACCGACAAGACCGCACCGCGCGTCACGATCACGCACCACCCCGATGTGCGTCGTTCGCTGATGACCCAGAAGGCATACGCCGAGGGTCTGCGCGCGCTGTACCTGTTCACGGCGACCTACCAGGACGCCGCGGTGGCCAAGACCGTGCACGACGTCGACGCCGATCTGGCCGTCAAGGTCAACGACCTACTGCTGCCGATCGTCAAGGGTGTCGGCTCAGAGCAGGCCTACGCGAAGCTGACCGAGAGCCTGCAAACCTTCGGTGGTTCGGGCTTCCTGCAGGACTACCCGATCGAGCAGTACATCCGCGACGCCAAGATCGACTCGCTGTACGAAGGCACCACGGCCATCCAGGCGCAGGACTTCTTCTTCCGCAAGATTGTCCGCGACAAGGGTGTGGCGCTGGCCCACGTCGCCGGACAGATCGAGCAGTTCGTCAAGAACGAGTCCGGAAACGGGCGGCTCAAGGCCGAGCGCGCGCTGCTGGCCACCGCGCTGGAAGACGTGCAGGCCATGGCGGCCACGCTCACCGGTTATCTGATGGCTGCGCAGGAGAACCCGGCCGAGCTGTACAAGGTCGGACTCGGTTCGGTGCGCTTCCTGATGAGCGTCGGTGATCTGGTGATCGGCTGGCTGCTTGCCAAGCAGGCCGCGGTGGCGATCGAGGCGCTGGACAACGGCGCCGCGGCTGCCGATCGCGCATTCTACGAAGGCAAGATCGGCGTGGCCTCGTTCTTCGCGAAGAACTTCCTGCCGTTGCTGACCAGCACCCGCCAGGTCGTCGAGCACCTCGACAACGACGTGATGGAACTGGACGAAGCGGCGTTCTAG
- a CDS encoding NAD(P)H-dependent amine dehydrogenase family protein, whose protein sequence is MLRVAVWGTGNMGATSIRSAVAFPGLKLTGVITSSPDKAGKDAATFANLDQPTGITASTDIDAVLKECDAVAYMASGDIRPDEAIVDIERCLRAGSHVVTPSLYSLYDPRSAPQEWVDRLNQAAEEGGATLLVSGVDPGWGNDALAVIAAGLCTRIQSIHCQEIFDYSTYNQPHAVKILCGFGGSMDEVPMMLLPSIPTMVWGGNLRLIARGLGLELDEITEEIERRPLEESVDTVMGRFEKGTQGAFWLKVIGKSGGRERIVIDHITRIHESCAPDWPYPDEGVGDHRVIVHGDPELTITSRADVPGGTRADGGNTTAANRLLGALDWLSTQKPGIYDGLDVPMQTGRPAELEAQRWAD, encoded by the coding sequence GTGCTTCGAGTCGCGGTATGGGGAACAGGCAATATGGGGGCTACGTCGATCCGGAGCGCGGTGGCGTTTCCCGGGTTGAAACTGACAGGTGTCATCACGTCTTCGCCGGACAAGGCGGGCAAGGATGCAGCCACCTTCGCCAACCTGGATCAGCCGACGGGCATTACGGCCTCCACCGATATAGACGCGGTCCTGAAGGAGTGCGACGCGGTGGCGTACATGGCGTCGGGCGACATCCGCCCCGACGAGGCGATCGTCGACATCGAACGGTGTCTGCGCGCGGGTTCGCACGTCGTCACACCGTCGCTCTACTCGCTCTATGACCCGCGCTCGGCGCCGCAGGAGTGGGTCGACCGCCTGAACCAGGCCGCCGAGGAGGGTGGGGCAACCCTGCTCGTCAGCGGTGTCGACCCCGGCTGGGGCAACGATGCGCTCGCGGTCATCGCCGCGGGGTTGTGCACGCGGATCCAGTCGATCCACTGTCAGGAGATCTTCGACTACTCCACCTACAACCAGCCGCACGCCGTGAAGATTCTGTGCGGTTTCGGCGGTTCGATGGACGAGGTGCCGATGATGTTGCTGCCGTCCATCCCGACCATGGTGTGGGGAGGCAACCTTCGGCTCATCGCGCGCGGGCTCGGCCTGGAACTCGACGAAATCACAGAGGAGATCGAGCGGCGTCCGCTCGAGGAGTCCGTCGACACCGTGATGGGCCGCTTCGAAAAGGGCACCCAGGGGGCGTTCTGGCTCAAGGTGATCGGAAAGTCGGGTGGCCGCGAGCGAATCGTCATCGACCACATCACCCGCATTCACGAATCCTGCGCACCTGACTGGCCGTATCCCGACGAGGGAGTGGGCGACCACCGGGTGATCGTGCACGGCGACCCCGAGCTCACCATCACCAGTCGCGCCGACGTGCCAGGTGGCACGCGCGCCGACGGCGGCAACACCACTGCGGCAAACCGGCTGCTCGGCGCACTCGACTGGTTGTCGACGCAGAAGCCGGGCATCTACGACGGTCTCGACGTGCCGATGCAGACCGGCCGTCCCGCTGAGCTGGAAGCCCAGCGCTGGGCCGACTGA
- a CDS encoding flavin reductase family protein, protein MSEKDLSPTSLREAFGHFPSGVIAIAAEVDGVRVGLAASTFVPVSLDPPLVSFCVQNSSETWPKLKDLPHLGISLLGESHDAAARALAAKTGDRFAGLETHSQESGAVFVGGTSVWLESSIEQLVPAGDHTIVILAVRSITVHDDVPPIVFHRSTFRRLGA, encoded by the coding sequence ATGAGCGAAAAGGATCTGAGCCCCACCTCTTTGCGAGAGGCATTCGGGCATTTCCCGTCCGGTGTCATCGCGATCGCCGCCGAGGTCGACGGTGTCCGGGTGGGTCTGGCGGCGAGCACGTTCGTCCCGGTATCTCTCGACCCGCCGCTGGTGTCCTTCTGCGTGCAGAACAGCTCGGAGACCTGGCCCAAGCTCAAGGACCTGCCCCATCTGGGCATCAGCTTGCTCGGTGAATCACACGATGCCGCCGCGCGCGCGTTGGCAGCCAAGACCGGCGACCGGTTCGCCGGCCTGGAAACGCATTCGCAAGAGTCCGGCGCCGTCTTCGTCGGGGGCACCAGCGTGTGGCTGGAGAGCTCGATCGAGCAACTGGTCCCAGCCGGGGATCACACGATCGTCATCTTGGCGGTCCGGTCCATCACGGTGCACGACGACGTGCCACCGATCGTGTTCCACCGCAGCACATTCCGTCGACTGGGCGCATAG
- a CDS encoding succinate dehydrogenase/fumarate reductase iron-sulfur subunit, with protein MSYQAKMRVWRGDEAGGDLQDYTVEVNEGEVVLDIIHRLQQTQTGDLAVRWNCKAGKCGSCSAEINGRPRLMCMTRMSTFSETETITVTPLRTFPVIRDLVTDVSFNYEKAREIPSFTPPKDLQPGEYRMMQEDVNRSQEFRKCIECFLCQNTCHVVRDHEENKKAFSGPRYLMRQTELDMHPLDTRTDRSVQAQEENGLGFCNITKCCTEVCPEHIKITDNALIPLKERAADRKYDPVVWLGNKLFRRN; from the coding sequence ATGAGCTACCAAGCGAAGATGCGGGTGTGGCGCGGCGACGAAGCCGGCGGCGACCTGCAGGACTACACCGTCGAGGTCAACGAGGGCGAGGTGGTGCTCGACATCATCCATCGCCTGCAGCAGACGCAGACCGGCGATCTGGCCGTGCGGTGGAACTGCAAGGCGGGTAAGTGCGGATCGTGCTCGGCCGAGATCAACGGACGGCCGCGGCTGATGTGCATGACGCGGATGTCGACGTTCTCCGAGACGGAGACCATCACCGTCACGCCGCTGCGCACCTTCCCGGTGATCCGCGATCTCGTCACCGATGTGTCCTTCAACTACGAGAAGGCCAGAGAGATCCCGTCGTTCACGCCGCCCAAGGACCTGCAGCCCGGCGAATACCGGATGATGCAGGAGGACGTGAACCGGTCACAGGAGTTCCGCAAGTGCATCGAGTGCTTCCTGTGCCAGAACACATGTCACGTGGTGCGCGACCACGAGGAGAACAAGAAGGCCTTCTCGGGTCCGCGGTATCTGATGCGGCAGACCGAGCTCGACATGCACCCGCTGGACACCCGGACTGACCGTTCGGTGCAGGCGCAGGAAGAGAACGGCCTTGGCTTCTGCAACATCACCAAGTGCTGCACCGAGGTGTGCCCCGAACACATCAAGATCACCGACAACGCGCTGATCCCGCTGAAGGAGCGCGCGGCCGATCGCAAGTACGACCCGGTGGTGTGGCTGGGGAACAAGCTGTTCCGGCGAAACTGA
- a CDS encoding fumarate reductase/succinate dehydrogenase flavoprotein subunit: MVEVERHSYDVVVIGAGGAGLRAVIEARERGLRVAVVTKSLFGKAHTVMAEGGCAAAMGNANPKDNWQVHFRDTMRGGKFLNNWRMAELHAKEAPDRVWELETYGALFDRTKDGRISQRNFGGHTYPRLAHVGDRTGLEIIRTLQQKIVSLQQEDKAEFGDYEARIKVFHECTITDLVKDGDRIAGAFGYWRESGSFILFETPAVVLATGGIGKSYKVTSNSWEYTGDGHALALRAGATLINMEFVQFHPTGMVWPPSVKGILVTEGVRGDGGVLKNSEGKRFMFDYIPPVFKGQYAESIEEADQWLKDNDSARRTPDLLPRDEVARAINSEVKAERGTPHGGVYLDIASRLPAEEIKRRLPSMYHQFMELAEVDITKEPMEVGPTCHYVMGGVEVDPDTGAAKTPGLFAAGECSGGMHGSNRLGGNSLSDLLVFGRRAGMGAADYVRALSERPKVSEQAIEDAAKLALAPFEGPSNGDAAENPYTLQLDLQDSMNTLVGIIRKADEVSEAIEKLKELRERFKRVRVEGDRHFNPGWHLAIDLRNMLIVSECIAMAALERTESRGGHTRDDHPSMDATWRKTLLVCRAEGDVVVPDITITREDQIPMREDLLELIEVEELEKYFTPEELEHHSARKG; encoded by the coding sequence ATGGTTGAGGTCGAACGGCACTCCTACGACGTGGTCGTGATCGGTGCCGGCGGCGCGGGTTTGCGTGCGGTCATCGAGGCGCGGGAACGTGGCCTGCGGGTGGCCGTCGTCACGAAGTCGTTGTTCGGTAAGGCGCACACCGTGATGGCCGAAGGCGGCTGTGCCGCCGCGATGGGCAACGCGAACCCCAAGGACAACTGGCAGGTCCACTTCCGCGACACCATGCGCGGCGGGAAATTCCTGAACAACTGGCGGATGGCCGAGTTGCACGCCAAGGAGGCGCCAGACCGCGTTTGGGAGCTGGAGACCTACGGCGCGCTCTTCGACCGCACCAAGGACGGCAGGATCAGCCAGCGCAACTTCGGCGGCCACACCTACCCGCGACTGGCCCACGTCGGCGACCGCACCGGCCTCGAGATCATCCGCACCCTGCAGCAGAAGATCGTCTCGCTGCAGCAGGAGGACAAGGCCGAGTTCGGGGACTACGAGGCCCGCATCAAGGTCTTCCACGAATGCACCATCACCGACCTGGTCAAAGACGGCGACCGGATCGCAGGCGCGTTCGGCTACTGGCGGGAAAGCGGCAGCTTCATCCTCTTCGAGACCCCCGCCGTGGTGCTGGCCACCGGCGGCATCGGCAAGTCCTACAAGGTGACGTCGAACTCGTGGGAGTACACCGGCGACGGGCACGCGTTGGCACTGCGCGCCGGCGCGACCCTGATCAACATGGAGTTCGTCCAGTTCCACCCGACCGGCATGGTCTGGCCGCCCAGCGTCAAGGGCATCCTGGTCACCGAGGGCGTGCGCGGCGACGGCGGAGTGCTGAAGAACTCCGAGGGCAAGCGGTTCATGTTCGATTACATTCCGCCGGTCTTCAAGGGGCAGTACGCCGAGTCCATCGAGGAAGCCGACCAGTGGCTCAAGGACAACGACTCCGCGCGACGCACCCCTGACCTGCTCCCGCGCGATGAGGTGGCCCGCGCCATCAACTCCGAGGTCAAGGCGGAACGCGGCACCCCGCACGGCGGGGTGTACCTCGACATCGCGTCGCGTCTGCCGGCCGAGGAGATCAAGCGCCGACTGCCGTCGATGTACCACCAGTTCATGGAGCTCGCCGAGGTGGACATCACGAAGGAGCCGATGGAGGTCGGCCCGACGTGTCACTACGTGATGGGTGGTGTCGAGGTAGATCCCGATACCGGCGCAGCCAAGACACCGGGACTGTTCGCCGCGGGTGAGTGCTCGGGCGGCATGCACGGCTCCAACCGACTCGGCGGCAATTCGCTTTCCGACCTGCTGGTGTTCGGCCGGCGGGCGGGGATGGGTGCCGCCGACTACGTGCGGGCACTGTCCGAGCGGCCGAAGGTGTCCGAGCAGGCCATCGAAGACGCGGCCAAGCTGGCGCTGGCGCCGTTCGAGGGTCCGTCCAATGGCGACGCGGCGGAGAATCCCTACACGCTGCAGCTCGATCTGCAGGATTCGATGAACACCCTGGTGGGCATCATTCGCAAGGCCGACGAAGTGTCCGAGGCCATCGAGAAGCTCAAGGAGTTGCGGGAGCGGTTCAAGCGCGTCCGGGTCGAGGGCGACCGGCACTTCAATCCGGGCTGGCACCTCGCCATCGACCTGCGCAACATGCTCATCGTCAGCGAGTGCATCGCGATGGCCGCGCTGGAGCGCACCGAGAGCCGCGGCGGGCACACCCGCGACGACCATCCGTCGATGGATGCGACCTGGCGTAAGACGCTGTTGGTGTGTCGCGCCGAGGGTGACGTGGTCGTGCCGGACATCACCATCACCCGCGAGGACCAGATCCCGATGCGCGAGGACCTGCTCGAGCTCATCGAGGTCGAGGAGCTGGAGAAGTACTTCACCCCTGAGGAACTCGAGCATCACTCGGCTCGGAAAGGTTAG
- a CDS encoding isocitrate lyase/PEP mutase family protein, protein MSDRVLKERAESLLALHQPGSPVVLPTVWDAWSAKLAVDAGFAALTIGSHPMADSIGKEDGEVMSFDDVLTRVAQITAAVDVPISVDIESGYGESPSRLINGLLEAGAVGLNIEDTVHKEGKRLRSSGEHAELVGALRKAADDAGVHVVLNARTDLFLRQDGDESDRVERAIARLEEAAAAGADSLYPVGRHDPETMRRLTSELSLPVNAIALPEADDPASFGPLGVGRISFGPFLQRALSVNATEMLQRWA, encoded by the coding sequence ATGTCCGACCGGGTCCTGAAAGAGCGCGCCGAGTCCCTGCTGGCCTTGCACCAACCCGGAAGCCCGGTGGTCTTGCCGACGGTGTGGGACGCCTGGTCGGCCAAGCTGGCGGTCGACGCGGGGTTTGCCGCGCTCACTATCGGCAGCCATCCGATGGCCGACTCCATCGGCAAGGAGGACGGTGAGGTGATGTCGTTCGACGACGTCCTGACGCGGGTCGCCCAGATCACCGCGGCGGTCGACGTGCCGATCTCGGTGGATATCGAGTCTGGATACGGAGAATCGCCGAGCCGGCTCATCAACGGGTTGCTGGAAGCGGGCGCCGTCGGGCTGAACATCGAGGACACCGTCCACAAGGAGGGCAAGCGACTACGGTCGTCCGGCGAGCATGCCGAGTTGGTCGGTGCGCTGCGCAAGGCCGCTGACGATGCGGGTGTGCATGTGGTCCTGAATGCGCGCACGGACCTGTTCCTGCGCCAGGACGGCGATGAGTCCGACCGCGTGGAGAGAGCGATCGCGCGGCTCGAGGAGGCCGCGGCCGCGGGTGCCGACTCGCTGTATCCGGTGGGGCGCCACGATCCGGAGACGATGCGGCGGTTGACCTCTGAGCTTTCGTTGCCGGTCAATGCGATCGCGCTGCCGGAGGCCGACGACCCCGCGTCGTTCGGGCCGCTCGGTGTCGGCCGGATCAGCTTCGGCCCGTTCCTGCAGCGCGCGTTGTCGGTCAACGCCACGGAGATGCTGCAGCGCTGGGCATAG
- a CDS encoding class I SAM-dependent methyltransferase, with translation MTEDMWGTGDYEAVAEKVTSIGDVLVSRADIKPGEKVLDVACGTGNATVPAAKSGAIVTGVDLSPGLIRIAQARGARAGVDVEWMEGDAQALPFDDDSFDRVISAIGHMFAPDHQRAADELRRVCRPDGRIAIACWTPEGSIGSMFETLGSISPPPPDGFQSPLLWGTEDHVREMLGGTVKFERHSVEFREPSPESYADFMLASFPPLIAARAQLGEKLVRDVYLGWVIDVNEATDGTLFYRGEYLVAVA, from the coding sequence ATGACCGAGGACATGTGGGGAACCGGCGACTACGAGGCGGTAGCGGAGAAGGTGACGTCCATCGGTGACGTCCTGGTCTCGAGAGCCGATATCAAGCCGGGCGAGAAGGTCCTCGACGTGGCCTGCGGAACTGGGAACGCTACCGTTCCCGCCGCGAAGTCAGGGGCAATAGTCACGGGCGTGGATCTGTCGCCGGGCCTGATCCGGATCGCGCAGGCGCGGGGAGCACGAGCCGGCGTGGACGTCGAGTGGATGGAAGGTGACGCGCAGGCCTTGCCATTCGACGATGACAGTTTCGATCGAGTCATCTCGGCGATCGGCCACATGTTCGCCCCCGATCACCAGCGAGCCGCGGACGAGTTGCGCCGGGTGTGTCGGCCCGACGGGCGGATCGCGATCGCTTGCTGGACTCCAGAAGGATCGATCGGGTCGATGTTCGAGACCCTGGGCTCGATATCGCCTCCGCCGCCGGACGGGTTCCAATCACCGCTGCTGTGGGGTACTGAGGATCATGTCCGTGAGATGCTTGGTGGCACAGTCAAATTCGAGCGGCACAGCGTCGAATTCCGCGAGCCGTCGCCCGAAAGTTACGCCGACTTCATGTTGGCGAGCTTTCCGCCTTTGATTGCCGCGCGGGCTCAGCTCGGCGAGAAGTTGGTGCGAGACGTCTACCTGGGATGGGTGATCGACGTGAACGAGGCCACGGACGGGACGCTGTTCTACCGCGGCGAATATCTGGTCGCGGTCGCCTAG